The DNA region CCTGAGCTTTATAGCTGCGCTGACCGAGCGCGCCTACTACCGCAGCCAGCGGCCCAGCCTCGAGGAGGAGCCGGAGGAGGAGCCAGCCGAGGGCGGGACGCGTCTGGGGGCCCGATCCCGCGCTCACGCTCCGAGTCGGGGTCGCCGGGCCCGTTCCGCACCCGCCGGAGGCGGCGGGGCCCGGGCACCCCGCAGCCGAAGCCCGGACACCCGCAAGAGAGTGCGTTTCGCTGACgcgctggggctggagctggccGCGGTGCGCCGCTTCCGCCCCGGAGAGCTGCCCCGGGTACCCCGCCACGTGCAGATCCAGCTGCAAAGAGACGCCCTCCGCCACTTCGCGCCTTGTCAGCCGCGCTCCCGAAGCCTCCAGGTAGGCGGCCGGGGCACGCCCCCACTCCCTGGGACCTGTCCCTATCGGCCGCGGCGGTCGTACGAGAGTGGATTTGTCAAGGAACGCCCACCCATCCCCAACCACGGGCTTGCGCCTGTTTAGCCCTTTTGAGGTCCATTCGCTTAGGACTCTAGGCCACTCTTCAGCTGGGCCCCACTCTGCTGTCCCGGACGTCGCGTCGGCCTCTGATTGGTCCAGTGTCCCGCTCTGACCCCGCCTCCTTCTCTTCCCACTCCCCGCCCCGTGCTCCTTCCTCCCCGTCCTTTTTTTCCAGCCCCCACAGGAGGCGCGCGCAGCCCTAGAGCCGGCCAGCGAGCCCGGCTTCGCCGCCCGCTTACAGGCGCAGCGCATCTGCTTGGAACGCGCCGAGGCGGGACCACTGGGCGTGGCTGGGAGCGCGCGCGTGCTGGACCTGGCCTACGAGAAGCGCGTTAGCGTGCGCTGGAGCGCCGACGGCTGGAGAAGCCAGCGCGAAGCGCCCGCCGCCTACGccggcccggccccgccccctccGCGAGCCGATCGTTTCGCCTTCCGTCTTCCAGCGCCGCCCATTGGGGGCGCCCTGCTCTTCGCCCTACGCTACCGTGTGACGGGTCGCGAGTTCTGGGACAACAACGGCGGCCGTGACTATGCTCTGCGTGGGCCCGAGCATCCGGGCAGTGGCGGAGTCCCGGAGCCCCAGGGCTGGATCCACTTTATTTAAGACAAGACGTCCGCAGCCCATGGCAGAAAAAAACTaaggcacggggggggggggggggggcaggggaaaACCAATGTGGTGGGAGAAGTGGGAGAAACTTAGATTGACCGGGAGAGGTCCCAGTCAGGTGGGGGAGGGCGAGGAAGGTGGGAGAAATCAACAAGGTTTGGGGAACTCGAGGTGGAAAATGCTGGCTGGATGTGAGTGAAAAGAACCCAAGGCAAGGGAGAAAGGAAACCAGAAAGGACGCTGGAGGGATTAGAAGAAAGCTAAAGAAGGGGGATGATGGTAGCCTCTTTGCTGAATGGTCACTGGGAGAGAGTGAGTTGCAGGCCTAGGCATCAAATGTTAGGAAAGTCTTTGGATTTGAGGAGGCATTATGGATTGAGGAGGTGTGACATGTGAAATAATCCGTCCCATTTGAAGTCAAGGGATTGCTGGTTTATTTCCGTTTTTCGGTTTTTGCCACCTTAGGTCCCTCAATTTGCCCATCCTAGTTTTATCTCAGCCATAATTGCCTTGCTTAATCCTAGGAACTTGGCCATTGCTCCTTCTGGACCCTGGCATGACAGGATTCCCTTATCACCCGACAGTTCCTCCCTAAAATTTTCATGTATTGGCTGGGGAATGATGACAGGTAGAACTATTTTCTCCGTCCTCCAGGCAAGTTCCGGATTATAATCGAGGCAAAAGCAACCCCAAGCCTGTCCTTGTAGCCCAATAATGGGAACCTAAGGTGTTGATTTACTCAGGGGCTTCCAGAAAAATGTCAGCCTTATATTTCTGGGTACCTTTTAATAACCTCTAAGCACTTTATGGACTGTTGTCAAGGAACAGTGAATCACTATTCTGATTTGTTGCTTCTggtttagaagaaaaagaagtcactGACTGGCTGTACAACTTTAAGCAAGTTGTACTTCTTTGGGCCCCACTTTGCTTCTTGGGAAATTGGATTTGGTTTATGTAGTTATTCTACAGCTCCATTTTGTTTGACATTTTATCATCTGCATTGTATAGTGTAGATTAGAAGCCACATTTTTCAACCTTTTACTATAGTTCAGGAGACAAAGCCCTGAGCTTATGGTTGTGGCTGAGGAGGAGTCCTCCAGTTTGGGGCAAGAATGTTTCAGAACCCAGAAAGTATTCCACAATCACCCCAAAGTGTCTTTCCAACCATGGCACATCTACTGCCCCTTGCTTTTTGCTCTTGCCTCCAGAGATTTCCAGCCTGGATGCTCTGAGACAGCTTTGGGGAGGTATATCCGAGTTGGGGATATGATTGAGAGCCCCCAATTGAAAGGAAAGAATGCCAGGATCTCTCTTGAgaata from Ictidomys tridecemlineatus isolate mIctTri1 chromosome 5, mIctTri1.hap1, whole genome shotgun sequence includes:
- the Ppp1r3e gene encoding protein phosphatase 1 regulatory subunit 3E, translating into MSGERPPRTDIPRNLSFIAALTERAYYRSQRPSLEEEPEEEPAEGGTRLGARSRAHAPSRGRRARSAPAGGGGARAPRSRSPDTRKRVRFADALGLELAAVRRFRPGELPRVPRHVQIQLQRDALRHFAPCQPRSRSLQPPQEARAALEPASEPGFAARLQAQRICLERAEAGPLGVAGSARVLDLAYEKRVSVRWSADGWRSQREAPAAYAGPAPPPPRADRFAFRLPAPPIGGALLFALRYRVTGREFWDNNGGRDYALRGPEHPGSGGVPEPQGWIHFI